Genomic window (Phragmites australis chromosome 21, lpPhrAust1.1, whole genome shotgun sequence):
aggcgaacaagaccgagcgggcacgccgggccggtcggtggctgcccggtgggccctcttcacggcgcccgttgcaaaACGCCATCATGATGACCGAGACCgagcggggggcgcgttttcaaccctgccgtcacttcgcgcagtagCCCATGACATCTGCTTCtgcatttatggtgccttggaactcgtgccctccctttcagggcacgctaccgctgacgggtatttaagaggagccggtAGGCACAGAAGACAGAGGCCAAAGCCGGACACATCGGAAACtctcacacactctctctctccgaaCGAAGATCGAAGACAGAGGAGCActtagtacaagcacagaaaCTGAGaccaccaaagaacaaggagctcgaagctctaggatagataaacattcttgtaaccagcaacatccccgagagacattctcagtgcatttatagcatccacacaggagtagggttttacgctcagtgcggctcgaacctgtctaaaacccccagtgcatttactgcattctgcattcgatcattccaccccacctgccatcgcatttacgtccatttatttcacccgcaagtAGATTCAAAATTatccccgaccgaatctcaaaggagtCCCTCCGAATTTctactttaggagttcacccttcgACATACATGCTCTAATAAGCTAGAATAACCGAGTCCAGTATCTATCGTTGTTCTAAGAATTCCGTTCGTTTTCTTGTCGACGGccgtaaaaagaaaaaaaagaacttgGGCTTATTCGTGCGGACGTGTGCAGTACAGTAAATGCTTGCACAAATATCTGCATACCGTAGTGACGTCCCGTTCTGTTCCGTCTTGTTGACGACTTTGCCTTATCGCGACTACCGAGAACAATAGGGATCATCTGCAGTTGCAACTAGCAACTACAGAAGACTACAGTAAAATACATTAAAATGCCTTCTCAACTGTCATCAGAATgaactttcaaaaaaaaaaaaaactgtcatCAGAATGAACGGATCAGATCAGGTCCGCCcgagagaggaagagaagacGTCAGCACTGACCCGTCTCCCTCCCCGCTGGCCACCACATCTCTCGTCTTCTAGCCTCTTCCCCCTAACTACCCCCACCGGCttccccaaaccctagccccgcctcgccgccggccgccatGGCCGAGACCGTCGACGACAAGGTCAGCTACTTACAGGCCGTCACCGGCATATCGGACCCGGACCTCTGCACCGAGATCCTCGCGGCGCACAATTGGGACCTGCAGCTCGCCGTCTCCTCCATCACGGCCAATCCGTCCTCCCCTTCCGTCTCCACCTCCTCGAGCGATCCGGTCCCGTCCGCTCTGCTGACCTCAGCAGCAGCACCCGGGGATCGCGTGGAAGCTGGTGACTCCTCCATCACGGCCAATTTCGtcgcgccgcctccgccgcctcagcagcagcagcagcaacacccGGGGATCGCGTGGAAGCTGGTGACGCTCCCGTTCTACGTGGTCTCGGGCGGGGTCGGGCACATCGCTGGCTCGTTCCGTCTCGGCGCTTGGGTCGCCGGGGGCGTGCTGTCCCGCTCACTCTCCCTCCTCGGCCTCGCGTCGCAGAGCGGCGGCGACCGGCTGCTGGAGCTATCGCCTTCCGCCGCCGAGGCGGCTGACTTCGTCGCGGAGTTTGAGCGCGAGTTCTGCGCCGGCCGTGTCCCGCGCTTCGTGGCTGAGGGCTTCGCCGATGCGCTGCAGCGAGCGCAGCGCGAGTACAAGCTTCTATTCGTGTATCTCCACTCACCTGACCACCCGGACACCCCTGCCTTCTGCGGCGGCTGCCTCTGCGCTGAACCTGTCGCGGCCTTCATAGATGAGAACTTTGTTGCATGGGGTGGTAGCATCAGAAGGACTGAAGGGTTCAAGATGAGTAACGGCCTGAATGCGTCGAGGTTCCCGTTTTGTGCGGTAGTCATGGCATCTACGAACCAGAGAATCGTGCTATTGCAGCAGGTATGGTGTTGTGGTGTCACTCAATAGGTCTCAAATATAAATTGAACTTTATCTAGGATTTTGCCTCTGTGTTCCATAGATATGGGGTTTGGGTTTGTGTTGATTAGCACATAACCATTATATCTGCTGGACTTAGATCGACAATGCTTACCATTATTAGATCATCCTATTAAAGTTGAAAGTGCTTTGTCCTTTCTGTAGTCAGAACACTTAATATGCATATTGGTTACTGGAGTTAGCCTATTTCTATGCTTATAGTGAGATGTTACAATGCTGGTTATAGTAATTACTAATTAGTAATATGTGAGAATGCTGGTTATAGTAGTAAGATGTGATAATGTTGTTGCCGCCTGCAAGATAGTGAAGTTGATTGGTTTGGGATTGTTTATGTTGTGATAActatatttaggatttttacaGTTTGGTTTCTTTAAATAGATGTTATCTTAACTATTCAGGATAAAAACCTGATCAAGTTTAATGTTCCCTCTATAAGAGAGTGCTCTATATTCCGCCCCTTTTGTTTGTTATGCATGTATATGATAAAGCAATCTTCTCAAGATTTTTCATTTACCTATGGCATG
Coding sequences:
- the LOC133903663 gene encoding plant UBX domain-containing protein 10-like, with translation MAETVDDKVSYLQAVTGISDPDLCTEILAAHNWDLQLAVSSITANPSSPSVSTSSSDPVPSALLTSAAAPGDRVEAGDSSITANFVAPPPPPQQQQQQHPGIAWKLVTLPFYVVSGGVGHIAGSFRLGAWVAGGVLSRSLSLLGLASQSGGDRLLELSPSAAEAADFVAEFEREFCAGRVPRFVAEGFADALQRAQREYKLLFVYLHSPDHPDTPAFCGGCLCAEPVAAFIDENFVAWGGSIRRTEGFKMSNGLNASRFPFCAVVMASTNQRIVLLQQVEGPKSPEGMITILQRVVEECATSLVAARLEAEERLNNQRLREEQDAAYRDALEADQARERERIEELERREREAAEVERKRKEVEEALVRAAQEAADKEAALARRRQEKAMALGAEPEKGPDVTRVLIRFPAGERKERRFHSSSTITALYDYVDSLDCLKAEKYSLVSNFPRITYGPEKHSLTLEEAGLHPQASLFIEIE